Proteins encoded together in one Nostoc sp. PCC 7524 window:
- a CDS encoding eIF2A-related protein has protein sequence MLRRIFLYRMSRSLKVSPQSLENVRASLKRNGFSSQKSLAQDMGIALATISKFLTGKPVDYGYFLEICLKLGLDWQAIADLGDPLQPEPELFPIEIISTRSDWGEAMDVSTFYGRTSELETLQQWIIENNSRLVAVLGIGGIGKTALTVRLAQQIQPEFDYVIWRSLRNAPPLDTLLTDIVAFISHQEETTAEINRLIHYLRSSRCLIILDNWETIFQEGDYVGKYRPGYEGYSELLRIIGEVAHQSCLVLTSREKPAEIATFEGADMAVRSLLVRGSPEVAQAVVETKGLSGSEKEKQELCDRYSNTPLALKIVASSIQDLFDGQISEFLQQDTVVFNGIRRLLDQQFQRLSSLEESIMYWLAINREWTSIKELHQDIIPAVSRADLLDALESLSWRSLIEKKDSSYTQQPVVMEYVMERLLKQVSTEMVEEQTISTENFPLWQTHALLKTTAKDYVTETQRRLILEPIVQQIRRKFFSPLAIEQQLQLMLRRLKSKSRKFSSYGGGNLINLSYHLQINLTGYDFSYLPIWHAYLQKVNLHQVNFAYSDLTKSVFTQTIGGFVSVAFSPNGQFLATGNTNGNICIWQTANSQPILNCEGHQNYVRAVIFSPDGQTLASGSDDQTVKLWDLRTGQCLNTLEGHTSAVNSVAWSPDGQTLASGSDDQTVKLWTFPTGKYLHTLTEHTSAITSIAWSPDGQTLASGSDDQTVKLWDTNIYQCFHSLQGHTGMVGLVAWSPDGCILASASADQTIKLWDIETSQCLKTLQAHKNWVFSLAWSPNGQTLASGSADQTIRLWDIKTSQCWKILQGHTSAVAAVAWSPDGRTLASASYQQAVKLWDTKTGQCLNTLQGHTNVVFSLRWGLDGQTLASSGGDQTVRLWDTHTGECQQILHGHADCVYSVRWSPDGQTLASGSGDQTVRLWDARTGECQQILQEHSNWVYAVAWSPDGQTLASGSCDRTVKLWNSHTSKCLQTLQEHNNWVLSLSWSPDGNTLASSSFDQTIKLWDTRTGQCLTTLTDHNHGVYSVVWSPDGKTLASGSFDQTIKLWDTSTGQCLNTLQGHTHWVFSLSWSPDGQMLASTSGDQTARLWDAHTGDCLKTLDGHHNMVYSVAWSPDSQTLAIGIADETIKLWDIKTGKYLKTLKTGGPYEGMNITGVTGITEAQKVMLKALGAVEES, from the coding sequence TTGTTACGCAGAATTTTCCTGTATCGTATGTCGCGATCGCTCAAAGTTAGTCCTCAAAGTCTGGAAAACGTGAGAGCATCTCTCAAACGCAATGGTTTTTCCAGCCAAAAAAGTCTTGCCCAAGACATGGGAATTGCTTTGGCAACTATCAGCAAGTTTTTAACGGGAAAACCTGTAGATTACGGTTATTTTCTCGAAATATGCTTAAAATTGGGGCTTGACTGGCAAGCGATCGCAGACTTAGGTGATCCACTTCAACCAGAGCCTGAACTCTTTCCCATTGAGATCATCTCCACACGCTCTGACTGGGGGGAAGCAATGGATGTTTCCACCTTCTACGGACGAACATCAGAACTGGAAACATTACAGCAATGGATTATAGAAAATAACAGCCGACTGGTGGCAGTGTTGGGAATCGGAGGGATAGGTAAGACAGCCCTAACAGTACGATTAGCCCAACAAATACAACCAGAGTTTGATTATGTCATTTGGCGCAGTCTCCGCAACGCTCCACCTTTAGACACATTGTTAACTGATATAGTGGCTTTTATTTCCCATCAAGAAGAAACCACAGCCGAAATTAATAGATTAATTCATTACCTCCGTTCCTCACGTTGCCTAATCATCTTGGACAACTGGGAAACTATTTTCCAAGAAGGTGATTATGTTGGTAAATATCGTCCAGGCTATGAAGGATATAGCGAACTCTTGAGAATCATTGGAGAAGTAGCCCATCAGAGTTGCTTAGTGCTTACCAGTCGAGAAAAACCAGCCGAAATTGCTACCTTTGAGGGTGCAGATATGGCTGTGCGTTCTTTATTAGTGCGGGGTTCACCAGAAGTAGCACAAGCTGTAGTAGAAACTAAAGGATTATCGGGAAGCGAGAAAGAAAAGCAAGAATTATGCGATCGCTACAGCAATACTCCCTTAGCATTAAAAATAGTCGCCTCCTCAATTCAAGACCTCTTTGATGGACAAATTAGCGAATTTTTACAACAAGATACAGTAGTTTTCAACGGCATTCGTCGTTTGCTTGACCAACAGTTCCAACGTCTTTCTTCCTTAGAGGAAAGCATTATGTACTGGCTAGCAATTAATCGAGAATGGACAAGCATCAAAGAGTTACATCAAGATATTATCCCTGCGGTTTCCAGAGCCGACTTATTAGACGCACTAGAATCTTTGAGTTGGCGTTCTTTAATTGAAAAAAAAGATAGCAGTTATACCCAGCAACCTGTAGTCATGGAATACGTGATGGAGCGATTGCTCAAGCAGGTTAGCACTGAAATGGTAGAAGAACAAACAATTTCAACAGAAAATTTTCCCCTGTGGCAAACTCATGCCTTACTGAAAACCACAGCTAAAGATTATGTCACAGAGACTCAACGCAGGTTAATTTTAGAACCAATAGTCCAACAAATCCGGCGCAAATTTTTTTCCCCACTAGCAATTGAACAGCAACTGCAATTGATGCTGAGGAGATTAAAAAGCAAGTCAAGGAAATTCTCAAGTTACGGTGGTGGTAATTTAATTAACCTTTCTTATCACCTGCAAATTAACTTAACAGGATATGACTTTTCCTATTTACCAATTTGGCACGCCTATCTACAAAAAGTAAATTTACATCAAGTTAACTTTGCCTACTCCGATCTCACTAAATCTGTTTTCACTCAAACCATAGGCGGATTTGTCTCCGTTGCATTTAGTCCCAATGGTCAATTTCTCGCTACAGGGAATACTAACGGCAATATTTGCATCTGGCAAACTGCAAATAGTCAACCAATTTTGAACTGTGAAGGGCATCAAAACTATGTGCGAGCAGTGATTTTTAGCCCAGACGGACAAACCCTCGCCAGTGGTAGCGATGATCAAACTGTAAAGTTGTGGGATCTTCGCACAGGCCAATGCCTCAATACCTTAGAGGGACATACGAGTGCAGTTAACTCCGTGGCATGGAGTCCAGACGGACAAACCCTCGCCAGTGGTAGTGATGATCAAACTGTGAAATTGTGGACTTTCCCCACAGGAAAATACCTCCACACCTTAACAGAGCATACGAGTGCAATCACCTCCATAGCCTGGAGTCCAGACGGACAAACCCTTGCCAGTGGCAGTGATGATCAAACTGTGAAGTTGTGGGATACCAACATATATCAATGCTTCCACTCCTTGCAAGGACATACAGGTATGGTCGGTTTAGTCGCATGGAGTCCCGACGGATGTATCCTTGCCAGTGCTAGTGCTGACCAAACCATCAAGCTGTGGGATATCGAAACCAGTCAATGCTTAAAAACCTTGCAAGCTCATAAAAATTGGGTATTTTCATTGGCATGGAGTCCCAATGGACAAACCCTTGCTAGTGGTAGTGCTGACCAGACTATCAGATTGTGGGATATCAAAACCAGTCAATGTTGGAAAATCTTACAAGGACATACGAGTGCAGTAGCTGCGGTGGCATGGAGTCCAGATGGACGAACCCTCGCTAGTGCCAGTTATCAACAAGCAGTCAAGTTGTGGGATACCAAAACTGGTCAATGCCTCAACACGTTGCAAGGACATACCAATGTAGTATTTTCACTAAGATGGGGTTTAGATGGACAAACCCTTGCCAGTAGCGGCGGCGACCAGACCGTAAGGTTGTGGGATACCCACACGGGTGAATGTCAGCAAATATTACACGGTCATGCTGATTGTGTTTATTCAGTGAGGTGGAGTCCCGATGGACAAACCCTGGCCAGTGGTAGTGGTGATCAGACCGTGAGGCTGTGGGATGCCCGCACTGGTGAATGTCAACAAATATTACAGGAGCATAGCAATTGGGTATATGCAGTAGCATGGAGTCCCGACGGCCAAACCCTCGCTAGTGGTAGTTGCGATCGCACAGTGAAACTATGGAATTCCCATACTAGTAAATGTTTACAGACATTGCAAGAGCATAATAATTGGGTACTGTCCTTATCATGGAGTCCCGATGGCAACACCCTTGCCAGTAGCAGTTTTGATCAAACCATTAAGTTATGGGATACCCGCACAGGTCAATGCCTCACTACCTTGACAGATCATAATCACGGTGTATATTCCGTGGTATGGAGTCCTGATGGCAAAACCCTAGCCAGTGGCAGTTTTGATCAAACCATCAAGTTATGGGATACCAGCACGGGTCAATGCCTCAACACTTTACAAGGACATACCCATTGGGTATTTTCATTATCATGGAGTCCCGATGGTCAAATGCTTGCTAGTACATCTGGTGATCAAACAGCTAGACTGTGGGATGCTCACACAGGTGATTGTTTGAAGACATTAGACGGGCATCACAATATGGTTTATTCAGTAGCATGGAGTCCCGATAGTCAAACTCTTGCCATTGGCATTGCTGATGAGACTATTAAACTTTGGGATATTAAAACAGGTAAATACTTGAAAACCCTCAAGACTGGTGGCCCTTATGAGGGGATGAATATCACTGGAGTCACGGGAATTACAGAGGCTCAAAAAGTAATGCTGAAAGCTTTGGGAGCAGTTGAGGAAAGTTAG
- a CDS encoding TMEM165/GDT1 family protein has product MITAFTAGLLLITVSELGDKTFFIAVILAMHHSRRLVFVGVVAALAAMTILSVLFGQAASLLPKVYIHYAEIGLFLAFGIKLLYQASRMTAAVAQAEMNEEIAEAKAAVEKADSQLPKQKTPLSIVIEAFVLTFMAEWGDRTQIATIALAAGNNAIGVTIGAILGHAICAAIAVIGGKMIAGRISERQLTFAGGCLFLIFGVVAAIEGA; this is encoded by the coding sequence GTGATAACAGCTTTTACCGCCGGCTTATTATTAATTACAGTTTCAGAATTAGGGGATAAAACTTTTTTTATTGCTGTGATTTTGGCAATGCACCATTCACGGCGATTAGTATTTGTGGGAGTGGTAGCTGCTTTAGCTGCAATGACAATCCTGTCAGTGTTATTTGGACAAGCAGCATCTCTACTGCCAAAAGTTTATATTCATTATGCTGAAATCGGATTATTTTTAGCCTTTGGTATTAAGTTGTTGTATCAAGCTAGTAGGATGACGGCTGCGGTTGCACAAGCCGAAATGAACGAAGAAATTGCAGAAGCTAAAGCCGCAGTAGAAAAAGCCGATTCCCAGCTACCAAAACAAAAAACTCCCTTATCGATTGTCATCGAAGCCTTTGTATTGACCTTTATGGCAGAATGGGGCGATCGCACCCAAATCGCCACCATAGCCTTAGCCGCCGGAAATAACGCCATTGGTGTCACCATAGGAGCTATTTTAGGTCATGCCATTTGTGCTGCGATCGCAGTCATTGGTGGCAAAATGATTGCCGGCAGGATTTCCGAGCGTCAACTCACCTTTGCAGGCGGATGCTTGTTTTTGATTTTTGGCGTTGTTGCCGCTATAGAAGGAGCCTGA
- a CDS encoding tetratricopeptide repeat protein encodes MSQPRNRWIVQIILALAVLTFVGVSVVPIIGAINNTTSSNQNPASPSTNSAASEQKTKLQDTVRGYELVLQREPENQTALKGLLQARLQLLSLKQGNIQGVIEPLEKLAKLNPDQSEYGVLLAQAKQQIGDKEGAAQAYRTILDTKPGDLKALQGMVALLLDQQRPEAAIGLLQDTLTNAAQANTIQPGSVDVVAVQVLLGNVHANQKRYPQAVSAFDQAIKKDPKDFRPVLAKAMLLKEQGKAAEAKPLFDSAVALAPAQYKDEINKAATATPAPAPAPVPTTESTPPQ; translated from the coding sequence GTGTCTCAACCGCGCAATCGCTGGATAGTTCAAATTATTTTAGCACTGGCAGTTCTGACTTTTGTAGGTGTTTCTGTAGTTCCCATTATTGGTGCTATCAACAATACGACATCCTCAAATCAGAATCCTGCTAGCCCCAGTACCAATTCTGCCGCCTCTGAGCAGAAAACAAAATTGCAAGACACTGTGCGGGGTTATGAACTGGTTTTGCAACGGGAACCAGAAAATCAAACAGCACTCAAGGGTCTATTACAAGCGCGACTACAACTGTTAAGTTTAAAGCAAGGTAATATTCAAGGGGTCATTGAACCTTTAGAAAAGCTAGCTAAACTCAATCCCGATCAGTCAGAATACGGTGTGCTATTAGCTCAAGCCAAACAGCAAATTGGTGATAAGGAAGGAGCGGCTCAGGCTTATCGGACAATTTTGGACACGAAACCTGGAGATTTAAAGGCTTTGCAGGGAATGGTGGCTCTGTTGTTAGATCAACAACGCCCAGAAGCAGCTATTGGTTTACTGCAAGATACCCTCACTAATGCGGCTCAAGCAAACACAATTCAGCCTGGAAGTGTTGATGTAGTGGCTGTACAGGTATTACTAGGTAATGTTCACGCTAACCAAAAACGCTATCCTCAAGCTGTTTCTGCTTTTGATCAAGCCATTAAAAAAGACCCCAAGGATTTCCGCCCAGTTTTGGCTAAGGCGATGCTGTTGAAGGAACAGGGTAAAGCCGCAGAAGCCAAACCTTTGTTTGATAGTGCTGTGGCTTTAGCTCCAGCCCAATACAAAGATGAAATTAACAAAGCCGCTACTGCAACCCCTGCACCTGCACCTGCACCTGTACCCACGACAGAAAGCACTCCTCCGCAATGA